In Musa acuminata AAA Group cultivar baxijiao chromosome BXJ2-8, Cavendish_Baxijiao_AAA, whole genome shotgun sequence, one genomic interval encodes:
- the LOC103993286 gene encoding uncharacterized protein LOC103993286 produces MDYSAFAQAQQQQQQQHQYHQPYDPARSQQQVLYGAAAYQPYRPQEAYYSHHPSSTHHYHPYHHSYRPLPPPPPGTDPFLQNHAFRGPHREHHRPPTPQTQQRPLALSKFGRAIGVGERPVAPPQHLAVGGESAHRGGSRRGRWPFRGGGGRGNVDFRPSRHDVGSPPFHGRGRGRRGRGGSRQNHLSAPVGPLPVTTPASVGESLSVIPPVMEELKAPLQSPALVAESGTLIPPRPFLPLAWCDICRVDCNSLEVLEQHKNGKRHKKTVQRIQEIQAQQKLMADLHIKYAAEPEMVLQSAEENKVSLPGEANKLFSHTDKAGETVAAAFSSDQVIEAGNAVVVALNTRCTALPASSQDTEANKGSISSATVILSEVNEANKCSAALENLPPATTEMDHKMGPEMQSQNITIQSDSSKEGETGSVAPTTSAPDYIDVPAAKGCGRRAGMNGYNRRHGSKRKMMRYWRNGKRLKMLEAVESNPQEHQKERPRVCTLCNVTCDTQAVFDCHLSGKKHISRIKRFQGQHTEFGPITVYIPPNQPSAHPPKAPDPLFYGLRSHEMLQQEACTGGCGVQPGDQAEQGGKTEPIALGFRSQQPSEKPEGRVPITEGQNSVNMCTEGLHNAAETVSKEKSELPVAFSSGISQVDEPA; encoded by the exons ATGGATTACTCCGCCTTCGCCCAAGcccaacagcagcagcaacagcaacacCAGTACCATCAACCTTACGACCCCGCCCGATCCCAGCAACAGGTGCTCTACGGTGCAGCGGCCTACCAGCCTTACCGTCCCCAAGAAGCCTACTACAGCCACCACCCATCCTCCACCCATCATTACCACCCTTACCACCACTCCTACCGGCCGCTCCCTCCGCCGCCGCCCGGGACCGACCCCTTTTTGCAGAACCACGCTTTCCGGGGTCCGCATCGGGAGCACCACCGCCCGCCGACGCCGCAGACGCAGCAGCGCCCCCTCGCGTTATCTAAGTTCGGGAGGGCCATTGGCGTAGGCGAGCGGCCTGTGGCGCCACCACAACATCTGGCG GTTGGTGGCGAGTCTGCACATAGGGGTGGCAGCAGAAGAGGTCGTTGGCCTTTTAGAGGTGGTGGTGGCAGAGGCAATGTTGATTTCCGCCCATCTAGACATGATGTTGGTTCACCTCCTTTTCATGGTAGAGGACGAGGCCGGAGAGGTAGGGGTGGCAGCAGGCAAAATCATCTTTCCGCTCCTGTTGGACCATTGCCTGTTACTACACCTGCATCAGTTGGTGAATCATTGTCAGTAATACCGCCAGTGATGGAAGAATTGAAGGCTCCATTGCAGTCTCCAGCACTTGTTGCAGAGTCAGGAACCTTGATACCACCGCGTCCTTTCCTCCCACTTGCCTGGTGTGATATTTGCAGGGTGGATTGCAACAGTTTAGAAGTCCTAGAACAGCACAAGAATGGCAAACGCCACAAGAAGACTGTACAAAGAATCCAAGAGATACAAGCTCAGCAGAAACTAATGGCGGATCTGCATATAAAGTATGCTGCCGAGCCTGAGATGGTACTCCAAAGTGCTGAAGAAAACAAGGTTTCTCTTCCAGGTGAAGCGAACAAATTATTTTCTCATACTGATAAAGCTGGTGAAACTGTTGCAGCTGCATTTTCATCCGATCAAGTAATTGAAGCCGGAAATGCAGTTGTTGTAGCATTGAACACGCGTTGTACAGCCTTGCCTGCTTCTTCTCAAGATACTGAAGCAAACAAAGGTTCTATTTCATCAGCAACTGTCATCTTGTCTGAAGTTAATGAAGCAAACAAATGTTCTGCTGCATTGGAAAACTTGCCACCTGCAACCACAGAAATGGATCATAAGATGGGTCCTGAAATGCAGAGTCAGAATATCACAATACAGTCTGATTCTTCAAAGGAGGGGGAAACAGGTAGTGTGGCACCAACTACCAGTGCACCAGATTACATTGATGTACCAGCAGCAAAAGGTTGTGGAAGGAGGGCAGGGATGAATGGTTATAACAGGAGGCATGGTTCAAAGAGGAAGATGATGAGGTATTGGCGGAATGGAAAGCGGTTGAAGATGCTTGAAGCTGTCGAAAGCAATCCTCAGGAGCACCAAAAGGAACGGCCCAGGGTTTGTACACTATGCAATGTGACGTGTGACACACAAGCTGTATTTGATTGCCATCTGTCCGGTAAGAAACATATTTCTCGGATCAAGCGGTTCCAAGGCCAACATACTGAATTTGGTCCCATTACTGTATATATTCCCCCCAATCAGCCATCAGCTCATCCACCGAAAGCACCTGACCCACTGTTTTACGGCCTTAGAAGTCATGAGATGCTCCAACAGGAGGCCTGCACGGGAGGCTGTGGTGTTCAACCTGGCGATCAGGCTGAGCAAGGAGGGAAAACAGAACCCATAGCCCTGGGGTTTCGGTCCCAACAGCCTTCAGAGAAACCTGAAGGCAGAGTTCCCATAACCGAGGGCCAGAATTCGGTTAATATGTGTACTGAAGGGCTACATAATGCAGCTGAGACTGTGTCAAAAGAAAAGAGCGAGTTGCCAGTAGCATTTTCATCTGGGATTTCTCAAGTCGACGAACCCGCTTGA
- the LOC135582994 gene encoding putative glucuronosyltransferase PGSIP8, whose product MDGGGRLWILVTLLLTLAAAAAAAASTTRRRHAYAAMMYMGTPRDYEFYVAMRVMMRSLAKLNVDADLVVIASVDVPVRWVQTLQEEDGVRVVTVENLKNPYENQDNFNTRFKLTLNKLYAWSLVSYDRVVMLDSDNIFLQRTDELFQCGQFCAVFINPCIFHTGLFVLQPSMDVFKNMLHELEIGRENPDGADQGFLASYFPDLLDQQMFHPPINGTKLDGTYRLPLGYQMDASYYYLKLRWSIPCGPNSVITFPSAPWLKPWYWWSWPVLPLGLSWHEQRRKNLGYGSEVPVLLIQAIMYAGIIAVTRLARPSLSKLCYNRRPEKSIMILHAMLKVAAMWSILAAYTVPFFLIPRTVHPLLGWSLYVLGVASLSSIVINVFLLPPLPVLTVLLGILGSLVVMAFPWYSDGVVRALVVFAYAFCCAPMVWASLIKVSSSLQNLLEREAFFPRLGESTQVPEFNKLY is encoded by the exons ATGGATGGCGGGGGGCGACTGTGGATCCTGGTGACGCTGCTGTTGACGCTGGCGGCCGCTGCAGCGGCGGCGGCGTCAACGACGAGACGGAGGCACGCGTACGCGGCGATGATGTACATGGGGACGCCCAGGGACTACGAGTTCTACGTGGCGATGAGGGTGATGATGAGGTCCCTTGCGAAGCTCAACGTCGACGCCGATCTCGTTGTCATCGCCTCTGTAGATGTCCCCGTACGATGGGTCCAGACCTT GCAAGAGGAGGATGGTGTGAGGGTTGTCACTGTTGAGAATTTGAAGAACCCCTATGAAAATCAAGACAACTTCAACACCAGATTCAAGTTGACATTGAATAAGCTTTATGCATGGAGTTTAGTTTCATATGATCGAGTTGTTATGCTTGATTCTGATAACATTTTCCTCCAGCGTACTGATGAGCTTTTCCAGTGTGGTCAATTCTGTGCTGTCTTCATCAACCCCTGCATCTTTCATACTGGACTTTTTGTCCTTCAG CCTTCAATGGATGTTTTCAAGAACATGCTTCATGAACTAGAAATTGGACGTGAGAACCCAGATGGAGCTGATCAGGGCTTCCTTGCAAGCTACTTTCCTGACTTGCTTGATCAGCAGATGTTCCATCCACCTATCAATGGTACCAAACTTGATGGTACCTATCGGCTTCCTTTGGGATACCAGATGGATGCTTCATATTATT ATCTGAAGCTCCGGTGGAGCATACCATGTGGACCAAATAGTGTAATCACATTCCCTAGTGCCCCATGGTTAAAGCCCTGGTATTGGTGGTCTTGGCCTGTCTTACCATTGGGTCTTTCATGGCATGAGCAACGTCGAAAGAATCTTGG GTATGGTTCAGAGGTTCCGGTGTTGCTGATCCAAGCTATAATGTATGCTGGAATCATAGCCGTCACCAGGTTGGCACGACCAAGCTTGTCGAAGCTGTGCTACAACCGACGTCCAGAGAAGAGCATCATGATCTTACATGCAATGCTTAAGGTGGCAGCAATGTGGTCTATACTTGCAGCATACACCGTGCCATTCTTCCTCATCCCGCGTACAGTGCATCCTCTTCTGGGCTGGTCCCTTTATGTGCTTGGAGTTGCTTCTCTTTCTTCAATTGTGATCAATGTCTTTCTGCTCCCACCTTTGCCGGTCCTCACAGTGTTGCTAGGAATATTGGGTTCGCTAGTTGTGATGGCATTCCCTTGGTATTCAGACGGTGTTGTTAGAGCTCTGGTAGTGTTTGCTTATGCCTTTTGCTGTGCTCCAATGGTATGGGCATCCTTGATTAAAGTGTCAAGTTCCTTGCAGAACCTACTTGAAAGGGAGGCCTTCTTTCCCAGACTAGGGGAGTCCACACAAGTGCCTGAGTTCAACAAACTTTATTAA